A window of Equus caballus isolate H_3958 breed thoroughbred unplaced genomic scaffold, TB-T2T haplotype2-0000437, whole genome shotgun sequence genomic DNA:
agtgggcacagaggggtcttcccacccaggcccctgagatgaccagggtaGGCCCAGAATCCAGCCTCAAACTGCCCATCTCCTGGGAGcctaacagggctgtcccccctgagtgtcccacagtcccaaaggaatctggacttctgctcctccccaccagctgcataggaggaTAGGAGGGCACTCGttgcattttcctaggaagattagagaaaacgttgtCACTTCCCactaggccctgagtatctttgaattttgccttttttggaacatGCAACCTCGATAAcgagggtctccaaactccctttaatgtaagagaaataaccatcagcgtgTTTTGGAAGTCAAAGGGATTGTCAGAGTGTGTCACTGCCttgtacactgtttccagactggggcggggtggggtggccacataacatttccctccaggTTGGGGCCcaatgaagcctcaggcagttagaggggctggccctcagccctcactttgggcagctctcagttctgacccacaggacctagagaagccacCTGGCGCacctaagcctctgttctcctctctagagagggggtgtctgttgaggactcactgggctggtgctcttcACAGAGGGAGGTCTGTTGTCCCTCAGTGAGCAAATGGCCTCGAGGGAGATCAATGTGGAATCCTTCGCACGCCCAAAGTCAGATTGTACTGTGAGAGCCCAGaaccttgctgagtgtgggagctcCTGTGTCTCCTGTCGCACAtgtctgggaggggctaggagttcctgggtcagctgcagacctCGATAATGCTGGTGGTTCACAGTGGTGGCCCTGACCCTGTgtcctcctcatcccacccagagtgaagatgagtccactctgtctgtaactgaggcctgcaggatgcgtgccctccaggcaggcatgatgcagaggctctcagagtctgtgctgccagccttccccagcagagtcctctgcagtgtcatcacctccctctacagctactcaggctccagcacttcccaccaggtcctggaccagctgtttcccaggtgactgcctgcctcctcctcagcacagtggtgactctgcccactgccagctgtgtgtcttgccttgggaatgtcaccacatctctctgagcctgagttggctcctctgaaatgTGGGGTGagagaggatgaacttgctaggcttctcccagggatgaatgggatcagccatccaggtgcttccctggtgcccggctctgcagagagggtggtgggccatgctgtggttgctggtggtgattatttctctgtcccccatgGAAAGTAGTCTTCACTTcacctctcccttcactggcttgtggctttttgagtttggaaaagcacctggagagcaccctgtcaaagagtttgagatgccatccagctggtcctggtgcttgtccttggtgtagccacttagggatctctagggtcacagaggggccacaggcccactcagacacctggGATGGTTCTGGTTGGAGGTCATTcaacaatgtctatgaaggacctactctgagcaggacttctggacacactaagggtcactcagtgaatgaagcagacagcctccctggtccTCCCCTCTATTTTGAGAGTCagacagtcacacttgacatcattcacaggtcccatctaCCCGCCATCCCGGGTGATGACttcatcccctttgggacacatggaggcagcttggcccattgcgtgcgggatgctggaggacacgaccacctcccaaagtgagtggtctttgggaCGAGAAGaagggcctcctgtctctagcaaaAAGGGTGCGGGGCGAGGATGGAGGCtatggccatgtcaggcctgggagaaccctgcatctcacccatcttgtgattcccatgggagggctcagttctggtggcttccactccagcaggactggactcaaagagagctgtgcatgggtcccaggccccttgagaattggaagggaggctgggttgcgttgtcccctagagacccactcccagcagagtcccagctcctcctgcctccctttctccacatccacaccatGTGAGCACCACCgccaggtccatagtaggaggtgtgtgagcaagctgctcccaaatctgctggagtcttcattccagtggcccacatacaTGGAGGGCTTGagtgggctgtgtccagacccttggggaggagagtgtcggtgggaacaagagactctcacagactctgtgttcagcctgctggatgagcaggcctgccacagccaggtcaggcagccagggctcagggctgggatggggccctcctctggagggggagggtctggcacaggggcgcagatgctaacaagagtgccttgggaggctggtgtttaaggaaaggccaggccactgactctctggcccatcaGCCTCCCcgcagtgctatctatttcctgctgggaacctggctgggccaagggcaggattgcagggagcccctgcggtttccctcttggaccctgcagctggccactctgcacgtcagctttggtggctcccacgtggagggccatgcctaccttctgccaggccacctggagcatctcaaggccattgaggccgaacggaaaggtgaggggactggagtctgggaagactgtctgtgttgaggttcacGGGCTAGCGTTCCCTTAGAGGCAGTGGAGTCCTTtctgtctttggaaaggcacagaaactgtcaggtgtgtgcgtgaaactttctctttatcctgctccagagccagctccaaagctcctgccacttccagagccagagccagtgccagcccccgggctggagccagctgcacctccagtctcaccacgtgtggtagagctggagccagcagcccctgagtcggccactccaggaccagagcaagggccaccagtaaaggcagccccagagcccagctgcccctgggccatgaccaccgaggaccagctgagggaggagaagccgaacatcttggacttccctccccagctggtggcagagcagatGACGAGGATGGCTGCGGTGAGCAGAGGAGCTCGCGGGGCgggtggcccctgccttcccggtgccatgagccaccccacacctgccattccctgctcaGGATTCCgatgatctgggtccaaatccctgcttccttccttatcaacactgtgacctgggcagatttctttctccccaagcctTCGCTGTCCCCTAGCGAACACGGGACAGTAGAGACAGACACTCAGCACCTGCTGTAtagggtggctgtgccgatgaatgaggtgggagagagtggaaggtgggcagagtctggccctttggtgggggatgggcactcactgaagtgctgccaggtccttgggtggaTCCCCCATCTGCGCAGGTGTCCCGGACAGCCTCAGCACTTATCAGGAAGGTGATGTGTATTGAGTCCAGTGGAGACAGTCAAACAAAGCTGGGGGTTGTCCCTGCCTctgggggaatgtgcatgggaatggggagtgggactcgaggggcactgggatgggtggatgatggcccttctggtgggcatgtgtgggctgccttctggagcttggaggaagtgagacggggctgggagcaaatgtcccctcccttccccacagtccTGAGTTCGGGGTCATCCTGGACTGGGTgcattcagtggacacagacaaaacccagggactccCATAAGCCTCAGGCCAgatgctctgcttcctgagctccagttctgatctcaccctgcctgggcctATGGGGGACTGTGGACGCTGAGCTGGGGTGTGGCAGGACCGGGTGACACTCCGCATCTTctgcaggagctgttcaagacgtTGGTGCCCGCCCACTGCCTCGGCTCCATCTGGTCTGAGTGTGACAACAGGAAACGCGagtccctggcacccaccgtcCGTGACACTGTGATGCACGACAACACCATGGCCAATTGCATCCTCGTCACCTGCCTTGGGGATGCTAGCATGACAgcacaggacagggccagggtggttgAGCTGTGGATCAGGGTGGCTGAGGTAAGCCTTGGCACGCCCTGTCTGGATGcatgggaattgcctcttgtttctcagctctcaggattgaagtctggggtcttagtccctggactgtcccttgaccctcatgccagggccacgttgaccttgacttgaggtcccagtggggacaaactcacttcctctcttgtgttgagctacaaatccttgtgcctggcagtgttactcatcgggtggcaggtgtgccctccctggcttccctgggcatGTGTGTcctccaggacaggagaagtccgTGAGGTgacagaaaccagaggcagcagagcttcAGCTCACCCTCACGGCTCCATCTCTCCGCTTCCCCAGGAGTGCCGAGGACTCGGGAACTTCTGTTCCCGCCACAcaatcctttctgccctgcagagccctgccactGCTTGTCTccaagacacctggggacaagtttccaggtgggtagtGGGTAGACTGCTCTCCAGCCAagcaccatgagggtgaggtggcccaggcaACCTCATTTGGGCCGGCATgtcccccaaagtcagctgagAACACCTGGGAGACAGCGAACACCGGGCGCAGGGActgacctgggtgctgggtctctgagtctctcagggcccttaggccagcagttccatcccagggattcatttccttccagaccagatcctggcttgagcccaggtggagattgtcaggtgtttcctttgcagcaacagaagcctctatgcagctgaaaccaacactgttccaaggagatctgtttgggacatctgggaatggaggccccaagggacaagaggagaggcccctccacagtcccatggggaccttagagctcagagcaccccagcgaaatccctcatccaggccccaggcagtttggatctgctgggttctcaaacaaatgggacttgccttcaagcatcccacagtttttctttttctttctttctttctttctttctttctttctttctttctttctttctttctttctttctttctttcttcctttcttcctttcttcctttcttcctttcttcctttctttctttctttcttttctttctttcttttctttccccaccccgcaGGGAGAGTTCTGGAACCTGGAAGAAGTGGGTCAGGAGATAGAAACGCATGAGCAGGGAGCTGCTAGTGCAggtaacctggaggctggagatctcgaaggaggccagaaggagaggggaggggaacatcctgaggggatcctaggaggtgaggctatggcaaggctcagcccaggctgggggtcagacagccctgtgagggtggggcaggccggGGCCACTCGGCCAGGTCCCCCAAgactccctgccctccccctccctgtctgttcagctggggtctggacGCACCCCTGGAGTCCAGAGGCCGGGGCCTTTGTCAGATTTGGAGCCAGGGGTGGGGTGAAGGTAGCGGGGACAGGGCCTGTAGCTGGCatggggagcagcctctcccagtgggtccttgagccagtcactgcccctctgggggcctccgtctcctcctctgggaagtggagggaaaagaTCAGCGGTGCAGGCCTCCCAGCGGGGTGctaccatccaagggaggacaggaacgggaggagatttgtgccggctcctcctcgagaggtgaggggagagcagtgatgacacgcagatgactctgagtcctcaggagactcctggaagcaggtgacattctcctcacacttttcagctgaggaaagagggccagggaggcctgggcaggcccaaggtcacacaggactgattcctggagctgggactggtctagaatcagagcaccctgcagtttggagcagcagaggcaggaggggactggagccgatggccagggtctgagatcaggggccttgggggGACATGTGGAGGGGAGTATGGGCACACTGACCCTGTCTTCGGCCCCAacaggaggcgacctccgtgttaaagactgcagagagggcacgccagggagcccaggagaggcagtggcagcaggtgagggtgactgtgggggaggggcccaggagtcagaggagagggggcgcCTCCTCCCAGCTGGAGGCCTCCCTCAGAAGAGGGGCCTTCCACCTCAGGCaaatctgctgtggctgccaagcatgacgggcctgcagtggcagtgagcaggaggaggcctggaagggctggcagcagggcagatttggggtggggaagggcaggggccactgcccCTGGGAGGCGCCAACAGCCATCCCTGTGACTTGACTGAtggagtttggtgttcctggaggggagcgggggagggaatTTTGTGTGTTGCGGTGTCCCGAAGATCCTAGGCTGCTCTGTGTgggggcgtggggtgggcaggaggctgggctgaagGGTTTCAGGGGAAagttcatgggggcacctgagagcgggagctcatcaccatgcccatccTGATGGCGGCACAGGCTgtcgtcccctccctggtgacgTTCTTCggttccctggagctgctggacggTACAATGGAGGATTacgtggaggtgagtgagcctggaggtgggtccaggggctcaggctcctgagggtggggaggagagagtcctgtcctgagccctgagctctctgcatttggaaaaggtcctctcagcagggcctccagcctcgtgtgggagttggggtgtcaggcccatctccccagtgggtgatgcaggctctgcataagccaccgtccaggttccctgggcttctgaggctcagagctgcctgactgtgtggccgcaggaggtggtgtctgagctggactcagcctctccctctggccctgccagtgagggaagagaagtcgggcccctcccagtcaggaagcacatcagaggctgagctgtcccttcctgcctgaggcctgagtctccccacgtgtcatcagagagggttgggttacaaggtctcttgcctcagttgctctgtgccccctgctctggagcccagagactggcccaggtccaagtctgggctctggatgggcctgcccactggcagtagTGCAGCATTGCAAGAGGTGTGGACGGGGGCTAGTGCTGGccaagggggctgtttctgatggactgcggctgtctgctttccagggcaatgtgctcaacTGTCGGAAATGGAATGAAGtaagcagctgtggcctcccggtggggagggtgggggttggaaatcagagaccccccagcagtgggcaggaccccctctggcccaatccccagggtggaacatttatttgcacagttcgatatacagagctagggatcctatggcattggtcggtgggggaagggctggcatcaaagactccttcctggaggagctaTTTTGAGCCAAGTGTGAGAGCAGGCAAGTCCTGACTGGAATcgcagggagggagggttcccaagtgggcaaaggccccagactggccccttgcccccttcctcaccccctccacgagccctgcagggtcccccactcaggccctgtaggcatcctgtgcttgctctgtcctagcaattcaaactgatggacgagatcgagctgctccaggaggctgcaaatctgtacaccgtgcagcccgacaagcactttggggcctggttccaggccgtggagcccctgagcgaggaggagaggtgagtcgggtcaggagttgggggagggcagggcagactctctctgctgaccagctccagagcccatgtcCATGGCTCACtggtcagcctcagatctggttgcatggcgacccctggggcccttcgactccagctgctggcaggctccaggatgcacatgtgatgtgtggctcctgagagctcccagctctgctctgtcctgtagctacagcctgtcttgccagctggagccccgataCCACTGGGTCAGAAAGATTCAACTCTTCTTCAAACACAAGAAGAACCGCTCAGGGCAGAGTGAGTGTCTAGACCGGCAGTGGCTGAATCCACgggctcaggaaacattcagACTGAgtgtgggcctggggaggcagacagctggccctgggttccagctccactgctgagcagtccTGTCCTGGGCGGTTGCACTCACGTTCCTGGgattggtttcctcctctgtgaaatgggtgacgctaaatatcagcccctgtgtcagggacagatggggtgctgttggctgactgagcactgagca
This region includes:
- the LOC138923000 gene encoding ral guanine nucleotide dissociation stimulator-like isoform X2; translated protein: MTWARRSCTQEAVKELANGFGYSISLDSGQLHRTIINNQGCSESEDESTLSVTEACRMRALQAGMMQRLSESVLPAFPSRVLCSVITSLYSYSGSSTSHQVLDQLFPRSHLPAIPGDDFIPFGTHGGSLAHCVRDAGGHDHLPNLPAVLSISCWEPGWAKGRIAGSPCGFPLGPCSWPLCTSALVAPTWRAMPTFCQATWSISRPLRPNGKSQLQSSCHFQSQSQCQPPGWSQLHLQSHHVW
- the LOC138923000 gene encoding uncharacterized protein isoform X1, with translation MLCCCLPTCRGCGFRKAKKQRLFSCYTHWLGPHLHHPWPFGRRIPQSCTQEAVKELANGFGYSISLDSGQLHRTIINNQGCSESEDESTLSVTEACRMRALQAGMMQRLSESVLPAFPSRVLCSVITSLYSYSGSSTSHQVLDQLFPRSHLPAIPGDDFIPFGTHGGSLAHCVRDAGGHDHLPNLPAVLSISCWEPGWAKGRIAGSPCGFPLGPCSWPLCTSALVAPTWRAMPTFCQATWSISRPLRPNGKSQLQSSCHFQSQSQCQPPGWSQLHLQSHHVW
- the LOC138923001 gene encoding ral guanine nucleotide dissociation stimulator-like codes for the protein MSRELLVQEATSVLKTAERARQGAQERQWQQAVVPSLVTFFGSLELLDGTMEDYVEGNVLNCRKWNEQFKLMDEIELLQEAANLYTVQPDKHFGAWFQAVEPLSEEESYSLSCQLEPRYHWVRKIQLFFKHKKNRSGQNTRPPTKGPVVVVDDPPETS